In Pungitius pungitius chromosome 2, fPunPun2.1, whole genome shotgun sequence, a single window of DNA contains:
- the spx gene encoding spexin prohormone 1, whose translation MKGLRTITITYVLTLLLLGSFISQSWSAPKGSFQRRNWTPQAMLYLKGTQGRRFISENRKEGDVYDTLHLETRSQNTEKLSVDQAAVLLHSLQQAREGGEVYFQELPVWKKEYF comes from the exons ATGAAA GGTTTAAGGACCATCACAATAACTTATGTCCTCACGCTTTTACTGCTGGGGTCGTTTATCTCGCAGTCATGGAGTGCCCCAAAG GGCTCTTTCCAGCGGAGGAACTGGACCCCGCAGGCGATGCTATATCTCAAGGGCACTC AGGGTCGAAGGTTCATCTCAGAGAACCGAAAAGAAGGAGACGTTTATGACACATTACACTTAG AGACCCGCAGTCAGAACACAGAGAAGCTAAGTGTGGACCAGGCCGCCGTGCTGCTCCACTCCCTGCAGCAAGCTAGAGAGGGAG GTGAGGTGTATTTCCAGGAGCTGCCGGTGTGGAAGAAAGAATACTTCTGA
- the kiss2 gene encoding kisspeptin 2 — MMQLLTLVVVCGLMAGNDGGSVRAALPGFDSAQRILAKGSVLSALTRRTIGAFLADDANPCFSLRENEEQRQLLCNDRRNQFNFNPFGLRFGKRYIYRRAVKRARTNTPLSPPFSLLAITGPNHSKQICLSLRSCVP, encoded by the exons ATGATGCAACTCTTGACTTTGGTTGTGGTGTGCGGGCTGATGGCTGGTAATGATGGAGGGAGTGTGAGAGCCGCTCTGCCAGGATTTGATTCTGCACAAAGGATACTTGCAAAAG GATCAGTTCTTTCTGCGCTCACGAGAAGAACTATTGGAGCGTTTCTGGCAGACGATGCTAATCCATGTTTCTCCTTGAGAGAGAACGAGGAACAGAGGCAACTCCTGTGCAACGACCGCAGGAATCAATTCAATTTCAACCCGTTCGGCCTCCGCTTTGGGAAACGCTACATTTACAGAAGAGCCGTTAAAAGAGCCAGGACCAATACACCTCTCTCTCCGCCCTTCTCTCTTCTTGCAATAACTGGACCTAACCACTCaaaacaaatatgtctttctctgaGATCTTGTGTACCATAG